In Deltaproteobacteria bacterium HGW-Deltaproteobacteria-18, the following proteins share a genomic window:
- the acs gene encoding acetate--CoA ligase: protein MKRGLPRKENAMKETDMAYGEELVFRPLPQLVIEANVNPQEFATAQASARADNLGYWEDAAQELDWFNKWDVILDDSEAPRYQWFKGAQCNIVYNALDRHIATANKNKLALIWEGEAGDTKKYTYYELYREVNKLANAMRSLGLGKGDRVVLYMPLIPQTMMAMLACAKIGAVHCSVFAGFSAKALRQRITEVEAKLVVTADGFYRNGRIVNLKSTVDEALVGGCDCVETVVVVNRAKLDVDMGEARDIWYDALVRQERSDAATEIMDSGDPLFILHTSGTTGEPKGIVHGHAGYMVGLHRSLDWVFDIKPTDIFWCTGDMGWITGHSYVVYGPLIAGTTTVMYEGHPLYPQADRMWDIVARYGVTILYTAPTVIRMLMRYGNQYPRMHDLSTLRLLASVGEPISPDTWLWFYKFIGHSQCPILDTWWQTETGGCMITPFPVSVLKPGSVHRPMPGIEVAIVDEEGNPVEDGVAGNLVVTKPWPSMLLDIFGKPELHDATYWPLGPGKYWAGDIATRDEDGLIWIHGRSDDVMNIAGHRIGNVELENAFLTHKAVAEAAVIGIPDKIKGEVAKAYIVLQAEFAALDDRNEIIRMLKSHIRKEVGPVAVIRSMEFVEALPRTSSGKIVRRVLKAKEAGLQVDLGAVVED, encoded by the coding sequence ATGAAACGCGGCCTGCCGCGCAAGGAGAACGCCATGAAAGAAACCGACATGGCCTATGGCGAAGAACTCGTCTTCCGCCCCCTGCCCCAATTGGTCATTGAGGCCAATGTCAATCCGCAGGAGTTTGCCACGGCCCAGGCTTCGGCCAGGGCCGACAACCTGGGATATTGGGAAGACGCGGCCCAGGAACTGGACTGGTTCAACAAGTGGGACGTTATCCTGGATGACTCCGAGGCTCCTCGCTACCAGTGGTTCAAGGGCGCCCAGTGCAACATCGTATACAACGCCCTCGACCGTCACATCGCCACGGCCAACAAGAACAAGCTGGCGCTCATCTGGGAAGGCGAGGCCGGAGACACCAAAAAATACACCTACTATGAACTCTACCGCGAGGTGAACAAGCTGGCCAACGCCATGCGTTCGCTGGGCCTTGGCAAGGGCGACCGGGTGGTGCTCTACATGCCGCTCATCCCCCAGACCATGATGGCCATGCTCGCCTGCGCCAAGATAGGGGCCGTGCATTGCTCGGTCTTTGCCGGATTTTCCGCCAAGGCCTTGCGCCAGCGCATCACCGAGGTCGAGGCCAAGCTGGTCGTCACCGCCGACGGATTCTACCGCAACGGACGCATCGTCAACTTGAAATCCACCGTGGACGAAGCGCTGGTAGGAGGATGCGACTGCGTGGAGACCGTGGTCGTGGTCAACCGCGCCAAGCTGGACGTGGACATGGGCGAGGCCCGCGACATCTGGTACGACGCCCTGGTCCGCCAGGAACGCTCCGACGCGGCCACGGAGATCATGGACTCAGGCGACCCGCTCTTCATCCTGCACACCTCCGGAACCACGGGCGAGCCCAAGGGCATCGTGCACGGCCACGCCGGATACATGGTCGGCCTGCACCGCTCGCTGGACTGGGTCTTCGACATCAAGCCCACGGACATCTTCTGGTGCACCGGCGACATGGGCTGGATCACCGGGCACAGCTACGTGGTCTATGGTCCGCTCATCGCCGGCACGACCACGGTCATGTACGAGGGGCATCCCCTCTATCCCCAGGCCGACCGCATGTGGGACATTGTGGCCCGTTACGGAGTGACCATCCTGTACACGGCCCCCACGGTCATCCGCATGCTCATGCGCTACGGCAACCAGTATCCGCGCATGCACGACCTCTCGACCCTGCGCCTCCTGGCCAGCGTGGGCGAACCCATTTCCCCCGACACCTGGCTCTGGTTCTACAAATTCATCGGCCACTCCCAATGCCCCATCCTCGACACGTGGTGGCAGACCGAAACCGGCGGATGCATGATCACCCCCTTCCCGGTCTCGGTCCTGAAGCCGGGCTCCGTGCACCGGCCCATGCCGGGCATCGAGGTGGCCATCGTCGACGAGGAAGGCAATCCCGTGGAAGACGGGGTGGCCGGCAACCTCGTCGTCACCAAACCCTGGCCGTCCATGCTGCTTGATATTTTCGGCAAGCCCGAACTCCACGACGCGACCTACTGGCCGCTGGGGCCCGGCAAGTACTGGGCAGGGGATATCGCCACCCGTGACGAAGACGGTCTGATCTGGATCCACGGCCGCTCCGACGACGTCATGAACATCGCCGGGCATCGCATCGGCAACGTCGAACTCGAAAACGCCTTCCTGACCCACAAGGCCGTGGCCGAAGCGGCCGTGATCGGCATCCCGGACAAGATCAAGGGCGAGGTGGCCAAGGCCTACATCGTGCTGCAAGCGGAGTTCGCGGCCTTGGACGATCGCAACGAAATCATCCGCATGCTCAAATCCCATATCCGCAAGGAAGTGGGCCCCGTGGCGGTGATCCGGTCCATGGAGTTCGTCGAGGCTCTGCCCCGGACCAGCAGCGGCAAGATCGTGCGCCGGGTCCTGAAAGCCAAGGAAGCAGGGTTGCAGGTCGATTTGGGCGCTGTCGTCGAAGACTAG
- a CDS encoding DNA-binding response regulator, whose product MSKLKALLLHPDPEVRSQLRDMLSPVKEIAVLGEAVSSFEALEMLTFIPYDVFFMGTDLPHGVSGMELAAHLAQGDDPPALIFLATEEDQAFTAFELGAADYLLWPANANRFARSIERLRPLLPRKKASPPTQPLQARQHINEETVQLSMGDDEEEIFVNALRQAWDMSRERSPEIEKLPVNQEGRHILIPYTQIVYVEAYEDYSFVHTAQDRFLTSYRLKNLEARLRPHRFCRVHRKYLVNLDMVTEIASMPGGNFMLRTAGRKKIELPVSRRRIGELKKILQL is encoded by the coding sequence ATGTCCAAACTCAAAGCGTTGCTTCTTCACCCGGATCCTGAAGTCAGGTCTCAATTGCGAGACATGCTCTCCCCTGTCAAGGAGATTGCCGTGCTCGGGGAAGCGGTGTCCTCGTTTGAGGCCCTGGAGATGCTGACCTTCATCCCCTACGATGTCTTTTTCATGGGCACGGACCTGCCGCACGGAGTCAGCGGCATGGAACTGGCCGCGCATCTGGCCCAGGGCGACGACCCGCCCGCGCTCATCTTCCTGGCCACGGAAGAGGATCAGGCTTTCACCGCCTTCGAACTGGGAGCCGCCGACTATCTGCTCTGGCCCGCAAACGCGAACCGCTTCGCGCGCTCCATCGAGCGCCTGCGCCCGCTGCTTCCACGCAAGAAGGCATCCCCGCCGACCCAGCCCCTGCAGGCCCGTCAGCACATAAACGAAGAGACCGTGCAACTGTCCATGGGCGACGACGAGGAAGAGATCTTCGTCAACGCCCTGCGCCAGGCGTGGGACATGAGCCGGGAGCGCTCCCCGGAGATCGAAAAGCTGCCGGTCAATCAGGAGGGCCGCCACATCCTCATCCCCTACACGCAGATCGTGTACGTGGAGGCCTACGAGGACTACAGCTTCGTGCACACGGCCCAGGACCGCTTCCTGACCTCATATCGTCTCAAGAACCTGGAGGCGCGCCTGCGGCCGCATCGCTTCTGCAGGGTGCACCGCAAGTATCTGGTCAACCTGGACATGGTCACGGAGATCGCATCCATGCCCGGCGGCAATTTCATGCTGCGCACGGCCGGACGCAAGAAGATCGAGCTTCCGGTCAGCAGGCGGCGCATCGGCGAACTGAAGAAAATTTTGCAACTCTAG
- a CDS encoding elongation factor 4 produces the protein MATQENIRNFSIIAHIDHGKSTLADRIMEKTGLISDRQKKDQYLDRMELEQERGITIKAQSVRIPYKAKDGRNYILNLIDTPGHVDFSYEVSRSLAACDGALLVVDATQGVEAQTLANVYMALDNDLEVLPVLNKIDLPSAEPERVAEEIEEVIGIDCTDIVKVSAKSGLGVEELLERLVERVPPPKGDTEAPLKALIFDSWYDSYQGVVVLFRVLEGRIKNGQRVQMCATGKKFEVTKLGVFSPEPTDIKQLAAGEVGFMCGAIKELKDAQVGDTITDPDNPTATPFPGFKTIKPMVFCGLYPVEPGEYDTLKSALEKLQLNDAALYYEPETSQALGFGFRCGFLGLLHMEVIQERLEREFQAKLIATAPSVIYRVTRIDGATFDIDNPSNLPPQEKIQSIAEPFVRMEIHVPNDYVGNVLGLCEEKRGIQKDMRYMTSTRVVISYELPFSEIVYDFFDRLKSVTKGFASLDYEVIDYRVADLVKLDVLINSEAVDAMAVIVHRSNAAYRGRALALKLKRVIHRQLFEIIIQAAVGSKIIARERVSPMRKNVTAKCYGGDITRKRKLLEKQKEGKKRMKRMGSVEIPQEAFLAALQSDE, from the coding sequence ATGGCTACACAAGAAAATATCAGAAATTTCAGTATTATAGCCCACATTGATCACGGCAAGTCAACCTTGGCCGACCGGATCATGGAAAAGACGGGGCTTATCTCCGATCGTCAGAAAAAGGACCAGTACCTGGATCGCATGGAACTGGAGCAGGAACGCGGCATCACCATCAAGGCCCAGAGTGTGCGCATTCCCTACAAGGCCAAGGACGGCCGCAACTACATCCTGAATCTCATCGACACGCCCGGTCACGTCGACTTCTCCTACGAGGTTTCGCGCAGTCTGGCCGCGTGCGATGGGGCGCTGCTGGTGGTCGACGCTACCCAGGGAGTGGAAGCCCAGACCCTGGCCAACGTATACATGGCGCTGGACAATGATCTTGAAGTGCTGCCGGTCCTGAACAAGATCGACCTGCCCAGCGCCGAGCCCGAGCGGGTGGCGGAGGAGATCGAGGAAGTCATCGGCATCGACTGCACCGATATCGTCAAGGTTTCGGCCAAGTCGGGGCTGGGCGTGGAAGAGCTGCTTGAGCGTCTCGTGGAGCGGGTTCCGCCGCCAAAGGGCGATACTGAAGCGCCTCTGAAAGCCCTGATCTTCGACTCCTGGTACGATTCGTATCAGGGCGTGGTCGTTCTTTTCAGGGTCCTGGAAGGACGGATCAAGAACGGTCAGCGCGTGCAGATGTGCGCCACGGGCAAGAAGTTCGAAGTCACCAAGCTCGGCGTTTTCTCGCCCGAGCCCACGGACATAAAACAGCTCGCGGCGGGCGAGGTCGGCTTCATGTGCGGGGCCATCAAGGAGCTCAAGGATGCCCAGGTCGGCGACACCATCACCGACCCCGACAATCCCACGGCCACCCCTTTTCCCGGATTCAAGACCATAAAACCCATGGTCTTCTGCGGCCTCTATCCCGTGGAGCCGGGGGAATACGACACCTTGAAGTCTGCGCTGGAGAAGCTGCAGCTCAATGACGCCGCCCTGTACTACGAGCCCGAGACCTCTCAGGCCCTCGGCTTCGGATTCCGTTGCGGTTTTCTGGGACTTTTGCACATGGAGGTCATCCAGGAACGCCTTGAGCGCGAGTTTCAGGCCAAGCTCATCGCCACCGCCCCTTCGGTCATCTACCGAGTGACCCGTATTGACGGCGCGACCTTTGACATCGACAATCCGAGCAACCTGCCTCCGCAGGAAAAGATCCAATCCATTGCCGAGCCCTTCGTTCGCATGGAGATTCACGTTCCGAACGATTACGTCGGCAACGTGCTGGGACTTTGCGAGGAGAAGCGCGGCATCCAGAAGGACATGCGCTACATGACGTCCACCCGCGTGGTCATCAGTTACGAGCTCCCCTTCTCGGAGATCGTCTACGACTTCTTCGACCGTCTCAAATCGGTGACCAAGGGCTTCGCCTCTCTGGACTACGAGGTCATCGACTACCGGGTGGCCGATCTGGTCAAACTTGATGTGCTCATCAACAGCGAAGCCGTGGACGCCATGGCGGTCATCGTGCACCGTTCCAACGCGGCGTACCGGGGTCGCGCCCTGGCGCTGAAGCTCAAGCGGGTCATTCACCGCCAGCTGTTCGAGATCATCATTCAGGCGGCCGTGGGCAGCAAGATCATTGCGCGTGAGCGGGTTTCGCCCATGCGCAAGAACGTCACGGCCAAGTGCTACGGCGGTGACATTACCAGAAAGCGCAAGCTCCTGGAAAAACAGAAAGAAGGCAAGAAGCGCATGAAGCGCATGGGCAGCGTGGAGATTCCGCAGGAAGCATTCCTGGCAGCCCTTCAGTCGGACGAATAA
- the lepB gene encoding signal peptidase I yields the protein MNPRWQTMLKEYAEALIVALILAFFIRSFVVQAFKIPSGSMLQTLQIGDHLLVTKFAYGVKIPFTNTMIIEREGPEHGDIIVFEFPEDPSKDFIKRVIGLPGDVIEIRDKKVFRNGVELQESYIQHVDASTSVPRRDNFGPVMVPENKYFVMGDNRDESYDSRFWGFVERNTIEGKALILYWSWASLTDIRWERIGQMVE from the coding sequence ATGAACCCTCGTTGGCAGACAATGCTCAAGGAATACGCCGAAGCCCTTATCGTGGCGCTCATACTGGCGTTTTTCATCCGTTCTTTCGTGGTCCAGGCTTTCAAGATTCCGTCCGGATCCATGCTCCAGACCTTGCAGATCGGCGATCACCTGCTGGTCACCAAATTTGCATACGGCGTAAAGATTCCCTTCACCAACACCATGATCATCGAGCGTGAAGGCCCAGAGCATGGCGACATCATCGTGTTCGAATTCCCCGAGGACCCTTCCAAGGATTTCATCAAGCGCGTCATCGGCCTGCCGGGCGACGTCATCGAGATCCGGGACAAGAAGGTCTTCCGCAACGGCGTGGAACTTCAGGAATCCTACATCCAGCATGTCGATGCCTCGACGTCCGTGCCTCGGCGCGACAATTTCGGGCCCGTCATGGTGCCCGAGAACAAGTATTTCGTCATGGGCGACAATCGTGACGAATCATACGACTCGCGTTTCTGGGGTTTTGTCGAGCGCAACACCATCGAGGGCAAGGCTCTCATCCTGTATTGGTCCTGGGCCAGCCTGACCGACATCCGCTGGGAACGCATCGGGCAGATGGTGGAATAG
- a CDS encoding magnesium chelatase, with amino-acid sequence MIAKVSTAALLGIDGFSIELEVDLARSGMPAFIMVGLAEGAVREAKERVFSALKNSGFKLPPSRITVNIAPADIRKEGSGYDLPLALGLLAGAEVISGEKLSGLYLAGELSLSGELKPVPGVLPLALRAREAGARGMIVPEANGREAAVVQGLPVFGCKSLAQVVRFVLGEEDIAPLVCDVEGLWSEQEQFRRDFSEVKGQERAKRAIEIACAGSHNMLMLRCEYPVNYFTG; translated from the coding sequence ATGATCGCCAAGGTCTCCACCGCCGCCTTGCTGGGAATCGACGGATTCTCCATCGAGCTAGAGGTGGACCTGGCACGGTCGGGCATGCCCGCCTTCATCATGGTCGGGCTGGCCGAAGGCGCGGTACGGGAAGCCAAGGAGCGCGTTTTTTCGGCGCTCAAGAATTCGGGCTTCAAGCTGCCGCCCAGCCGCATCACCGTGAACATAGCCCCGGCCGATATCCGCAAGGAGGGCTCGGGCTACGACCTCCCCCTGGCCCTCGGCCTTTTGGCCGGGGCCGAAGTCATCTCCGGAGAAAAGCTCTCCGGCCTCTATCTGGCCGGAGAGCTTTCGCTTTCAGGGGAACTCAAGCCCGTGCCCGGTGTCTTGCCTTTGGCACTACGGGCCCGTGAAGCCGGGGCCCGGGGCATGATCGTGCCCGAGGCCAACGGCAGGGAAGCCGCCGTGGTGCAGGGGCTGCCCGTGTTCGGCTGCAAGAGCCTGGCCCAGGTTGTGCGCTTCGTGCTCGGCGAAGAGGATATCGCTCCTCTGGTCTGCGATGTGGAGGGCCTGTGGAGCGAGCAGGAGCAGTTCCGGCGGGATTTCTCGGAGGTCAAGGGGCAGGAGCGGGCCAAGCGGGCCATTGAGATTGCCTGTGCCGGGTCGCACAACATGCTCATGTTAAGGTGTGAATACCCCGTCAATTATTTCACGGGCTGA